Below is a window of Candidozyma auris chromosome 3, complete sequence DNA.
tttttttctttgttttaTCCTTTCGGTTCCTTGCCTTTGCCTTCACTTTCTCTCCCTCTGCCAGCCATCTGTTGATACGGCCTGTGGAGTGCGCCCTGCGGCCCCAGGGAAGGACTCTGATTCATGGGCCATCTCACCTCTGTCCTGCAGGCAGGGCTCTCCCTTGACCTTCATTTAGGTATGGTTTTTCCTGTATGCCTGCCAGAGACTCTCAGAATAAAAGTCTCAGCAAAGTACTGTAAATGAACAAcccattctttttttgtccttcAAAACATCCAACCTAGAAAACCTACGGAGAATTCACGAGTTACTTTCTTAGAAGCATCTCTCTCCGTTACTgtttttttatttttttacTTCCATTTGTCTCCTTATTTGCCATAAAGGTGCTCTACCTTAGGCCAAATAATCAGATACAAAAACCCGGAAGCGCTCGAACAGGCACTGAACTATCCACAAGAAATCGAGCTTTTAATTAAGTTTTCGTTTTCTTAGTCCTGTTCTCGTCTTCCTTAAAGGACAAAATCCCAACCCTCGAGATGTACTCATCCAACATCGGCACTGCCGGCCACAGACCCACGGCGCTGTACTCGGGCTACCAGTATTCGTCCCAGTACAAATCCATGCCTGCTGGCCAGTTTCAGCAGCCTCTGATGCCGTACCAACATCAGCACCATAACCTGATGTCTATAGGCGGCACGGGCTATTACTCGGGTTCGATGGGTCAAGCTCCACCTCCTTATGTGCCAGTGCAAGCTGCCCCGTTGGCTCCTCCGGCGCTCCAGCCAGTTGCTGCTCCCGCACCTGCGCCAGCTCCTCCATCGTCTTCCGGAGGCATCAACGCGGTGTTGGAGTACGAGCCTAATGACATGGcagcttttctttgctgGTGTGCGTTTGGAATGCTTAACCAGAACAGAAACCCTTCGAAGGACTTCGAAAAGATGGTTGTGTCGATCTTGTACGCCACTCGCTTGCCAAAGTCCTCCATCATCATTGCTCTAGAGTATATGAACCAGCGTTTCTCCACTGCTCCTCCTCTCGGCCACATGTCTGAGCAGGAAATCTTTGTCAAGTTGGTTGTGTCTTTGGTTTTGGCcaacaagttcaacgaCGACAACACCTTCACGAATAGGTCGTGGTGCGGTGCCACGGGTCTTCAGATCGAGGTGATCAACgctgaagaagcaactTGGCTTCGTGAGGTGAAGTGGCAGTTGAATGTGGTGAAGTTCAGAGATAACATCTGCACCTTGGAAGAGTGCTGGAAGACGTGGTTGGACAAGTATTCCGCCACCCAGTCTTCTAAGTCCTACAACTCTCCAGCGATGTCTTCAGATGGCATTTTCGGCTCATCTTCCATTCCTTCTTCGCCTGTGTATCATTCATCGGCCTCGTCCACCTACAACAGTGTGTCCCCAACAGAccattctccttcaaagtaTTCCCAAGAACCCTTGTGGGCTCTGGGTTACTACTACCGTCCGCTGTACCCACCACAGCAGTCCATTTGGGCGCACACACCAACGCAATATCAGTATATGACCCAGCATGAACCAATAATGTCTGGAGTCAATTACTTTGGCTACACCAATCCTTATTATGCCTGCAACATGGCTTCATGTTAAGCCAGGCTGGTAAAACTAAAgcagaaaagaaaaaaaaaaagactttCTTTATATGTGTGTTCGTTTTTAATCGTTtgcttccttcaacaattcaCTTTTTTTCACTGACTTCATCATAGACAAGCATGTGATCTTGCTTGCCAGCCTTGTTGGCATGATGTGTTTAggattcatcaaaattATAGACTTCATGGTTTCGCCGTGTTGGCAATCCCTGACAGTTATGGGTATATTTAACTAcgaatttttttttttttttttttggacCTTATATATAGAACGTCTTAACAAGAACTGTGCTCCATCTAACTTGTAAGATAGAGAGTAATCAAGCCTCAGTTTTGGCTTCTCCATCTTTgacttcctcatcttccttgattTCGAACTCTCCATCgtcctcttcatcctcaggAATGTCGTTCTCCTCGGCAGCCTTCTGGAAGTCTATCACTTTACCTCTTGTTCTACGACCACCAGTGATAATATTCGACTCGTCAATCTCCAAcaagtcttcttcctcttcttcggcaTTCTCCTCATACGCCTCAGCATCTCCATCGGCATCATTgtcgtcttcctcctcatcctcagaTTTGGCCTCTTCCTTAGGAGGCTCATCGTCGTAATGtgttcttctcttcttcctcttcttctcgccCCCTTCGTgctctctctttttctcggttgtttcctcttccttcacaCCTCCCACAGAGCTCTCACCAGTGTTCTCAGTCTCTTCAACCTTCGTGTCCTCTTTAGACcctgaagaagcagtaTTTTCAACAGATTCATTAATCTGTTCTGCTGTCTCCTCGATCTTCTTattctcttcctcagacATGGTCAATTGAGCGTATTTGGCGGTAACTTCGATAATACAGCCTACATTTTCCAAGGTTGCGAACACGCTCAGTTATATACCAAGCGACAAGATATCAACCTACGTGCACATGAACAACAATAATTAGCTTGATTTCAACGTTCATCTCAGAGTCAAATAAAATCTAGACAAGCTATTCGCAGTGGTGATTCACAAAGTTACCGTTCCACACGCTGAGTTCAAACTTTGCTTCGTGGTTTTTGCACCCTCCTTGCTGTACCTTCGCTAAATCGAGAATATTCTGTTCGCGTAATGCTGTAACCCTACTATTCTCATCAAAgactctcttcttgtcatcaaTGCCATGAAAGCATTCAAAACTTTTAAACCAGGACCAAATTATATTAACAGCTTCTTGCTGGGTGTGAAACACAACAAGCACTGAAATAACGACTCCTCTTGTAGTAGAATTAAGAACTATCACTTGCCTAGGGAACTCTTGGACCCGCCGAATTACGAACGACGTAAATTTCAGGAACGCCTTGTGTATCAACTGAATAGTACCATCGTCTTGGTGTTACtattttgcacccagtAGGTTTGTTAAAACTGCTTATGTGCTTCGCACTCCTCAAAGATATCTTTTCTCTATCAATACCCAAGTCTGCTACCATGGCCATGTCATTCACtgtcaacaaaaacaccaAACTAGCAGACCTTATACATTATCGACTCAAGGTCACTACAATCGATGGACGGTCTTACGTTGGCCAGCTCTTAGCATTCGATAAACACATGAATCTAGTTCTTGCAGACACTGAGGAAGCAAGGGTAACGAAGAAACTGTACCAAGAACTAGCTAAAAATAAAGTGGATGGACAGGTCAAGGTGAACGAAGATAAGAGGTTTCTTGGTCTCATTGTGTTGCGAGGAGAACAGGTGGTGGGCTTTACCATTCAGACTGGTCCTACAAcagaaatgaaaaagaggtTCAACCAACTAAAACAAGGTAAAGGAGTTTCCAGGCCGTTGAAGACACCCGTAAGCCAAAAGCCTAAACTACAGGGCCCTACAAAGAAGTGAGGTTTCGGGAAGATGTCATGATAACATTCAAGATCGAGGAGCCCATCGCTAAACCTCACAGACTACACTATCGACTTCCTACAGGTCTGAGTGAGATGTAACATAGATTAAGAGATGGTGAGTATCTGCCCAGCAGGAGATCTATAAATCTGCTTGTACATTAGCCaaataaaatgaaaattATAAAAGAGCTTGTTATCTAGACCCCGCGTTACCACTGTTGTTGTAAAATGCTTATCTCCTTGCACAAGTTTATAACCTCTTGCTCGCACACGAGCAACTTCTTACCTTCCCATGAACTAGATTAGCAACAGTTGGAGTTgttcttgctcttcttttcttgaggCGCTGGGGTCAAGCTGATGGTGGGGCCGCCTGAGGGCCTCACCGCCGACGAGCGCTCGTCGTTGTCCAACTGATTCTTGCTTATCATCTCGTATATGTTCTTCAATAACTGGTGGAAAGACAAATCCACGTTATCAGACGAAAGTGCCGAAGCTTCCGTAAACAAAAGACTGTTCTCCGTTGCGAAGCTCTTAGCCTCGTCAGTTGGGATCGCACGCAAGTGGTCCAAGTCCAGTTTGTTGCCCACCAACTCGATGACGATGTTGGCGTCAGCGtgctccttcaactccttcaaccATCTTGACACAGACTCGTACGATTCCGTCTTGGAAATGTCGTACACGATCAAGGCACCCACAGCGCCCCTATAGTACGCCGAGGTGATTGCACGGTACCTCTCCTGGCCCGCAGTGTCCCAGATCTGCGCTTTAACTCTCTTGCCATCGATTTCCAAAGTTCTCGTGGCAAATTCGACGCCGATCGTCGAGCGGGATTCCAAGTTGAACTCGTCTCTCGTGAAACGCGATAACAAGTTACTCTTACCCACTCCAGAGTCTCCAATCAACACAATCTTGTATAAGTATTCGTAATCGTACGAGTAGTCGTCCGTGTTATCGCTCATTTTGGTGTTCGGCTCTTAtggatttgttgaagatgtgTATGAAATAGATGTGTATCAACGACTAGATATGCAATCAGTGATCGGGCTCACGAGGTGGTAGGTACTtttctacttttttttttgggagtGTCGCAGGAAAAAGACACTTAGATTGTGTGCCTGGTAGTTGCACACCTGTGCATCTCCATACCAAAAGGAACAACAGCACGGTCAGAGGATAAGGATGGAACTAATTTGCTTAGGGTTGTATTTTTACTGACTTATCTTTAGTCAATCGCGTGTCTATACCCCTGTCATCGATTTTGTTGCGTAAATGGGTGTGTCACTGTACGGCTGAATTGCTGCGAAAAGGGACGCATAAAGGTAGGAAAGTACTCTGAActctttttattttgaCAATTCCTTTATCTTAGCCAAGTTCCTCTTCCAAAACTACAACATCTTGATTTTCGTAGAGTCTGATTATATGGTACATTAGCGCGAACAAGTTAGTTCCTGCCGCGTCTGTTATCATCTCTGGcagcttttctttccaactCGTCCCagtcttctccttcactctcctcatcttctccactaCCACTGCCTGAACCATCAGACGAGTAGGCATCCTCACTCTCTTCCTCGCTAtcaacttcctcatctGAGGGGTCTTCGTCACTGGCCTCAAACTCAGactcctcttcctcagaaTCCTCTTCCTCACTCTCGCCGTCTCCTGTTAATATACGCCAGCCTCCGTCGGAAAAGAAACTGTATGGATCGGACAACACTTGCTTCATGATGGCACCCCAATTCAAGTTCATCTGACCTTCGCTGTATGGAATATCCACATCGGTTAACCAGTGCTTAACATCTTCCAACACCTCCATCGGGATAGTGTTGATATGGACCACAGGTTTGCTGAAGTCCTTGAAAACAAACACCAAgtcaaaattcttcaaaccGAACTGAACACGTTCCAAGTGAGCAATttcaatctcttccaaCGTAACAACGAGATATGGAGGATCGATCAACGAAACCAAACAATCTCTCGTTGGCATACAGAAGACGGATGATCTGAATGGCACACCGCTGAATCCTAGTTCTCTAAATGGAATGTCCAAGTCAAGCATGCCGTTGGATGCATCACTTATCATCTCtgcaaagttcttgaattctttatccaaaagagctttcctctttctctcctcttgctcttgctgcaactcatcttcatctccaTATCTGTATTTTCTTTTACGGCCACCAGTCTCGTCGAAAGCCATATCACTCGCCTCACGATAGAATTGGACATCAAACGTTTTCCTCTTTCCAACCATAATTGGACTTTTCAAATGGCAATGGATGATGACAATCAATTCGTCTTTACATGGCTGGAAGAATAAGTGCTTAATGtttgaaaacaaaataTCAATCTTCTGGTCAGCTCTGAAAGAAGACTGATATCTCAAACCATTTTCATGGATTTGTAAAACACCACCAATCTTTTTTGTATCAGGAGTAGGTCTTACAAAAACTTGCTCcaatttcttcattctAGACCCTTTGAGTTCAATCAAATTACCCTGGGTGACGACATCAGCGagctgtttcttctcagctTCTCTCTTTACGCTgtcttttttcaaatcttgGATGGCTTTGAAAACATCAATGATTCTTTGACGATCGCGTGATCTAAAAGTGATAGAGCGAACAAATTGGTTTTCAGGAGCGTCCTCATATGGCAACTCGGTACGTTTGCCGATATTACCACCCGCACCTGGTGAGTTGAAATTTAATCTCAAGTACGTGTAATCAGCTTCCTCATTTTGAGATCCGTTCTTAAAAGCATTGATATGAAATGGAACGGGTCTGCCGCTGATGGGAAGAATAATAGTGTGGTTCTTGTAATCTATATGGATCTTCAAATCTCTCACACTGTTTGGTATTTGGGACTCTCTCACATATGATTCAtatttcttgaaaactGGTTTCAATTCTGCATCTTCATTGGCATCAGCTTGAGAGAATCTCGCGAGACCCTCTTGTTGTCTCTTTTCGTGCAACTTTCtttgtgcttcttgacgaAGCTTCTCGGCGTTGTTatcatcagcagcagcagatTCGTGGCGCAATTTATTCTTGAGAATTCTTGACTGATTGGCGTTGGCTGCAAGCTTTGTTTCTATAGAGCGGTCCTTCTCGgatttgatcttgttgcttccattttcttttttgattgGAGGCTcgttttcttgatcttctttcaaattgaagGTGATTTCCTTGCTAGCCTTCTGGTAGTTGGTCAAGACAAACGACTGACCATCTCCCACTCGGACTGTGTCAGTGAGAAGTAAGGAATAGTTTTTCATTTTAGGATTGGTAGCCTTTTCATTCACCAAGTTAGCAAATCCAACGGTCAAAGAGAATACTTGGCCGTCCACCAACTCTCTTTCGTTCTTGGCGTTCAACACCAAAGTGGAGTCACGAAATTCAAGACCTGTCAACCAGCCAGCATTCTTGGTAAGATGGGAGGCCAACTTTGGGTTCTTTGACTCGACGAAAGTTACGA
It encodes the following:
- the CLG1 gene encoding Clg1p: MYSSNIGTAGHRPTASYSGYQYSSQYKSMPAGQFQQPSMPYQHQHHNSMSIGGTGYYSGSMGQAPPPYVPVQAAPLAPPALQPVAAPAPAPAPPSSSGGINAVLEYEPNDMAAFLCWCAFGMLNQNRNPSKDFEKMVVSILYATRLPKSSIIIALEYMNQRFSTAPPLGHMSEQEIFVKLVVSLVLANKFNDDNTFTNRSWCGATGLQIEVINAEEATWLREVKWQLNVVKFRDNICTLEECWKTWLDKYSATQSSKSYNSPAMSSDGIFGSSSIPSSPVYHSSASSTYNSVSPTDHSPSKYSQEPLWASGYYYRPSYPPQQSIWAHTPTQYQYMTQHEPIMSGVNYFGYTNPYYACNMASC
- a CDS encoding mRNA splicing protein SMB1 codes for the protein MAMSFTVNKNTKLADLIHYRLKVTTIDGRSYVGQLLAFDKHMNLVLADTEEARVTKKSYQELAKNKVDGQVKVNEDKRFLGLIVLRGEQVVGFTIQTGPTTEMKKRFNQLKQGKGVSRPLKTPVSQKPKLQGPTKK
- the YPT31 gene encoding Rab family GTPase; translation: MSDNTDDYSYDYEYLYKIVLIGDSGVGKSNLLSRFTRDEFNLESRSTIGVEFATRTLEIDGKRVKAQIWDTAGQERYRAITSAYYRGAVGALIVYDISKTESYESVSRWLKELKEHADANIVIELVGNKSDLDHLRAIPTDEAKSFATENSLLFTEASALSSDNVDLSFHQLLKNIYEMISKNQLDNDERSSAVRPSGGPTISLTPAPQEKKSKNNSNCC
- the CDC68 gene encoding chromatin-remodeling protein SPT16, with the translated sequence MSEVSIDASAFHRRLSILQTKLASDEFPNISSLLFLVGSRDDESTYKKSTIIQLWLLGYEFAHTAIFVTQDKCVILTSEGKAKHLGHLKTKPTSNSSEVEIWTRTKDAAHNKKLFEDLVANLKATITDDKKVGTIIKDQFRGKFIDEWKEASEAEKFEFADAALLVSKSVEVKDSEELAATKLASKASVVMMDSFTNDMMVVVDEDVKTTNVDISDKLDRKIDNTKWYTKSTLGKRLLLNDKDFDPEQIDWCYSPIVQSGGEYDLKPSALSTEKRFVGDGVIIASVGLRYKNYCSNIGRTYLIDPTPEISANYELLLELQDHIINSLLKRGVKAKEVFAGVVTFVESKNPKLASHLTKNAGWLTGLEFRDSTLVLNAKNERELVDGQVFSLTVGFANLVNEKATNPKMKNYSLLLTDTVRVGDGQSFVLTNYQKASKEITFNLKEDQENEPPIKKENGSNKIKSEKDRSIETKLAANANQSRILKNKLRHESAAADDNNAEKLRQEAQRKLHEKRQQEGLARFSQADANEDAELKPVFKKYESYVRESQIPNSVRDLKIHIDYKNHTIILPISGRPVPFHINAFKNGSQNEEADYTYLRLNFNSPGAGGNIGKRTELPYEDAPENQFVRSITFRSRDRQRIIDVFKAIQDLKKDSVKREAEKKQLADVVTQGNLIELKGSRMKKLEQVFVRPTPDTKKIGGVLQIHENGLRYQSSFRADQKIDILFSNIKHLFFQPCKDELIVIIHCHLKSPIMVGKRKTFDVQFYREASDMAFDETGGRKRKYRYGDEDELQQEQEERKRKALLDKEFKNFAEMISDASNGMLDLDIPFRELGFSGVPFRSSVFCMPTRDCLVSLIDPPYLVVTLEEIEIAHLERVQFGLKNFDLVFVFKDFSKPVVHINTIPMEVLEDVKHWLTDVDIPYSEGQMNLNWGAIMKQVLSDPYSFFSDGGWRILTGDGESEEEDSEEEESEFEASDEDPSDEEVDSEEESEDAYSSDGSGSGSGEDEESEGEDWDELERKAARDDNRRGRN